One part of the Truepera radiovictrix DSM 17093 genome encodes these proteins:
- a CDS encoding HesA/MoeB/ThiF family protein, producing MTFSREQLDRYSRQLLLPGVGAAGQRKLLEAKVLVVGAGGLGSPALLYLAAAGVGTLGIVDDDAVALSNLQRQVLYTTRDLGEPKVSAAARRLRELNSDVRLEPHPVRLTEGNAGALVAPYDLVLDGSDNLETRYRLSDACVGLGKPLLYGALSQFEGQLSLLHAPTPAGPGPCYRCLYPEAPPGGAPSCAAAGVFGALPGTIGSLMAVEAIKYLVGLGASLAGTLLHYDALDSSFRRVRLARDPHCASCGDGRR from the coding sequence GTGACCTTTAGCCGCGAGCAGTTAGACCGCTACAGCCGCCAGCTCCTGCTGCCGGGGGTCGGCGCGGCGGGGCAGCGCAAGCTCCTCGAGGCCAAGGTGCTCGTCGTCGGCGCCGGCGGGCTCGGGTCGCCTGCGCTCCTCTACCTCGCGGCGGCGGGGGTCGGCACGCTCGGAATCGTCGACGACGACGCCGTAGCGCTCTCCAACTTGCAGCGCCAGGTGCTCTACACGACGCGCGACCTCGGCGAGCCCAAGGTGAGCGCGGCGGCGCGGCGGCTTCGGGAGCTCAATTCGGACGTGCGGCTCGAGCCCCACCCCGTGCGGTTGACAGAGGGCAACGCCGGCGCGCTGGTCGCCCCTTACGACCTCGTCCTCGACGGTTCGGACAACCTAGAGACGCGCTACCGGCTCTCGGACGCCTGCGTGGGCCTCGGCAAACCGCTCCTTTACGGCGCGCTGTCGCAGTTCGAGGGCCAGCTCAGCCTGCTGCACGCGCCGACCCCCGCGGGCCCCGGGCCGTGCTACCGCTGCCTCTACCCCGAAGCGCCACCGGGGGGCGCGCCGAGCTGCGCGGCGGCCGGGGTCTTCGGCGCGCTGCCGGGAACCATCGGCAGCCTCATGGCCGTCGAGGCCATCAAGTACCTTGTGGGGTTGGGCGCGTCGCTCGCCGGCACGCTGTTACACTACGACGCGCTCGACTCGAGCTTTCGCCGCGTGCGGCTCGCGCGAGATCCGCACTGCGCGAGCTGCGGCGACGGGAGACGCTAG
- a CDS encoding isocitrate/isopropylmalate dehydrogenase family protein translates to MTRRAYTITLIPGDGIGQEVVPAAERLLRETGLPLEMHYAEAGWDTFQKVGKSVPDETLERVKASDATLAGAFTSPSGSQKVPGFQGAIRYLRRTLDLFANLRPTKSRPIPGSMKNVDMLMVRENTQGLYVEQERRYGDVAIADCVITKGASERIAKVALKEAQRRRRKLAVIHKANVLPLTTGLFLETALEAAKAFPEVETYDIIVDAAAMKLVRDPQSFDVLVTTNLFGDILSDLMAGLVGGLGLAPSANIGERTAIFEPVHGSAPDIAGKGVANPAATFLTAAMMLDYLGEAATAKRIDRAVDTVLEEGPRTADLGGKADTEEFTDAVIEAFRSLAPHEAA, encoded by the coding sequence GTGACACGACGCGCCTACACGATCACGCTGATTCCAGGCGACGGCATCGGTCAAGAGGTCGTTCCCGCCGCCGAGCGCTTGCTCCGCGAGACGGGGCTCCCTTTAGAGATGCACTACGCCGAAGCCGGTTGGGACACCTTTCAAAAGGTCGGCAAAAGCGTCCCCGACGAGACCCTCGAGCGGGTCAAGGCCTCCGACGCGACGCTCGCCGGCGCCTTTACCAGCCCGAGCGGGTCGCAAAAGGTGCCGGGCTTTCAGGGGGCGATCCGCTACCTGCGCCGCACCCTGGATCTGTTTGCCAACCTCCGCCCGACCAAGTCGCGCCCCATCCCCGGCTCCATGAAAAACGTCGACATGCTCATGGTCCGCGAGAACACCCAGGGGCTCTACGTCGAGCAGGAGCGGCGCTACGGCGACGTCGCGATCGCCGACTGCGTGATCACCAAAGGGGCCTCGGAGCGCATCGCCAAGGTGGCGCTCAAAGAGGCGCAGCGGCGGCGGCGCAAGCTCGCGGTGATCCACAAGGCCAACGTCTTGCCCCTTACCACGGGGCTCTTTTTAGAGACCGCGCTGGAGGCCGCCAAAGCCTTCCCCGAGGTCGAGACCTACGACATCATCGTCGACGCGGCGGCCATGAAGCTTGTGCGCGACCCGCAGAGCTTCGACGTGCTGGTCACCACCAACTTGTTCGGCGACATCCTAAGCGACCTCATGGCGGGCCTCGTGGGGGGTTTAGGCCTCGCGCCGAGCGCGAACATCGGCGAGCGGACGGCCATCTTCGAACCCGTCCACGGCTCCGCCCCCGACATCGCCGGCAAGGGCGTCGCCAACCCCGCCGCGACCTTCTTGACCGCCGCGATGATGCTCGACTACTTGGGCGAGGCGGCGACCGCCAAGCGCATCGACCGCGCCGTCGACACGGTTTTAGAGGAGGGGCCGCGCACCGCCGACCTGGGCGGCAAAGCCGACACAGAGGAGTTTACGGACGCGGTCATCGAGGCGTTTAGGAGCCTCGCACCGCACGAAGCTGCGTAG
- a CDS encoding cell division protein FtsX: MYALRQALRAIRKNWIASISTLTTMTLSLTILAGFSLLSLNLNLTLGALQNELELAAYLAPEADPEAVFAQVQELPGVTSAELVSPEAALGTLVTELPYLAEPASRVGNPLPYSVYLQVADPADTAQVAGALRSLPGVAEVEDAQEAVATFLAINEALRLVGSVLIVILLSSALFAIVNSIRAAITARRDEIEVMRLVGATRAFIRAPFLLEGFVLGLLSALLTLALVLPGYSLVTQRLSENLRFVPLVRDPAALAQVALLLVALALLVGIVGSAISVSQYLQEEV, encoded by the coding sequence ATGTACGCCCTTCGCCAAGCGCTGCGCGCCATCCGCAAAAACTGGATCGCGAGCATTTCGACCTTGACCACCATGACCCTGTCGCTAACCATCCTGGCGGGGTTTAGCCTTTTGAGCCTCAACCTCAACCTGACCTTGGGGGCGCTGCAAAACGAGCTCGAGCTCGCCGCGTACTTAGCGCCCGAGGCCGACCCCGAGGCGGTCTTCGCGCAGGTGCAGGAGCTACCCGGCGTCACGAGCGCCGAGCTGGTCTCCCCCGAGGCCGCTTTGGGGACGCTGGTCACCGAGCTGCCCTACCTCGCCGAACCCGCTTCGCGCGTCGGCAACCCGCTCCCCTACTCGGTGTATTTGCAGGTCGCCGACCCCGCCGACACGGCGCAGGTCGCGGGGGCGCTGCGGAGCCTCCCCGGCGTCGCGGAGGTCGAGGACGCCCAGGAGGCGGTCGCGACCTTTCTCGCCATCAACGAGGCGCTGCGGCTTGTGGGCTCGGTGTTGATCGTTATCCTGCTCTCGAGCGCGCTTTTCGCCATCGTCAACTCTATTCGCGCCGCGATTACCGCCCGGCGCGACGAGATCGAGGTGATGCGGCTCGTGGGCGCGACCCGCGCCTTTATCCGCGCGCCCTTTTTGCTCGAGGGTTTCGTGCTGGGGCTCCTAAGCGCCCTCTTGACGCTCGCCCTCGTGCTCCCCGGTTACAGCCTCGTCACGCAGCGGCTCTCGGAAAACCTCCGCTTCGTCCCCTTGGTGCGCGACCCCGCCGCCCTCGCGCAGGTCGCCTTGCTGCTCGTCGCCCTGGCACTGTTGGTGGGCATCGTCGGCAGCGCGATCTCGGTGTCGCAGTACCTGCAGGAGGAGGTCTAA
- a CDS encoding murein hydrolase activator EnvC family protein, with protein sequence MWFPGARVRRTLLAALVGAAPLGGVARAQESAQLEADIVAFEELLNERISQLSALEAELQETEAALAERVAERDRLSAEVTALSAEGEALEAQIRDLSAQQETAAARIEALQLELAGLEAQLRELLVSLHKRRTGRYARLLAESATLFELRVRNYYLSRLTERDVALLERFEAGVAELEAERAARAEQLEALAARERELETNRAALERAQVELAAAVAALEGTRAGQLAQQQALLEEQSRIEADLVGARATLAEVLERQRQRAAERAEAERRRAEAARLAEQRAASEAEAAAQAAENAEDDFAAEAARLEELIRALSEPAPAAETDFMAPIPDPVVVRAFGEGGASDIWLQAEEPGTAVQAVKSGVVYQASRITANSGYTVAIQHEGDLISAYTNLQPPEVEVGERVHQGQILGYLGGGIIAPNVLQFRLGTQSGAQIIYQDPAPLLGVAASE encoded by the coding sequence GTGTGGTTCCCGGGGGCGCGCGTGCGCCGCACCCTGCTCGCCGCCCTCGTGGGGGCAGCGCCCCTGGGGGGCGTCGCGCGCGCCCAGGAGAGCGCGCAGCTCGAAGCCGACATCGTCGCCTTCGAGGAGCTCCTCAACGAACGCATCAGCCAACTGAGCGCCCTCGAGGCGGAGCTCCAGGAGACCGAGGCGGCGCTCGCCGAACGGGTCGCCGAGCGCGACCGCTTGAGCGCCGAGGTCACCGCCCTAAGCGCCGAGGGCGAGGCGCTCGAAGCGCAGATCCGCGACCTGAGCGCCCAGCAGGAGACGGCCGCGGCGCGCATCGAGGCGCTTCAGCTCGAGCTCGCGGGGCTCGAGGCGCAGCTCCGCGAGCTCCTCGTGAGCCTGCACAAGCGGCGCACGGGGCGTTACGCGCGGCTCCTCGCCGAGTCGGCGACGCTCTTTGAACTGCGCGTGCGCAACTACTACCTCTCGCGCCTTACCGAGCGCGACGTCGCGCTCCTCGAGCGCTTCGAGGCCGGGGTCGCCGAGCTCGAGGCCGAACGCGCCGCGCGCGCCGAGCAGCTTGAAGCCTTGGCGGCGCGCGAACGGGAGCTCGAGACCAACCGCGCGGCCCTCGAGCGGGCGCAGGTGGAGCTCGCGGCGGCCGTCGCCGCCCTCGAGGGGACGCGCGCGGGGCAGCTCGCCCAGCAGCAGGCGCTGTTAGAGGAGCAGAGCCGCATCGAGGCCGACCTCGTGGGGGCGCGCGCGACGCTCGCCGAGGTGCTCGAACGCCAGCGCCAGCGGGCCGCCGAACGCGCCGAAGCCGAGCGGCGGCGCGCCGAAGCCGCGCGCCTAGCCGAGCAGCGCGCGGCGAGCGAGGCGGAGGCCGCCGCGCAGGCAGCCGAGAACGCCGAGGACGACTTCGCTGCCGAAGCCGCGCGCTTAGAGGAGCTGATCCGCGCCCTGAGCGAACCCGCCCCGGCCGCCGAGACCGACTTCATGGCCCCTATCCCCGACCCCGTGGTCGTGCGGGCGTTTGGCGAGGGGGGCGCTTCGGACATCTGGCTGCAGGCCGAAGAGCCCGGCACGGCGGTGCAGGCGGTCAAGTCGGGGGTGGTCTACCAGGCGTCGCGCATCACCGCCAACAGCGGTTACACCGTCGCCATACAGCACGAGGGCGACCTCATCTCGGCCTACACCAACCTGCAACCCCCCGAGGTCGAGGTCGGCGAGCGGGTGCATCAGGGGCAGATCCTGGGCTACCTAGGGGGCGGCATCATCGCGCCCAACGTGCTGCAGTTTCGCTTGGGGACGCAGTCGGGGGCGCAGATCATCTACCAAGACCCCGCCCCTCTGCTCGGCGTCGCCGCGAGCGAGTAA
- a CDS encoding adenylate/guanylate cyclase domain-containing protein: MSLFCPRCGADNPRAMRFCGMCGAPLSAAPARRERRRVTVVFFDLAGFSALTRDFDPEALRDLADDVLTVVAGIVEAHDGFVDAFQGDGLIALFGAPHSHPNDPERAVLAAAEGLRAVEEIGRAKGYPLKGRAGVNTGLVIAGELGAGRKGYTVMGSAVNLAARLEAAATPGEVWVGPETYRATRHALRFVPSPLLNLQGFPDVTQAYRLVEEVRQRDPYAHLPFVGREAERARLWRLLERAEREGRLLELWLVGEAGSGKTRLARELARDVERARRAQVVWLEAPPIALPDAPAARWPDNLLAARQHPLLVVVDTPHSAAQPHLEALRRAPIRGLVLHLARKPPLEGAGAHEVLALPPLATDDCLRILGELVDPNLGLVTRSLVHETGGNPAYTIELARTLRSARTGAFSGSLSSLLQARLDMLTPTQRHLLAQLALVGERTWWGLAQRLAANSRADLEALLAEDVLVREEVSSLPGEVELRFRSELLRRAALLMVPLSERPALHLQIARWLAPRAGPELRALVAHHLGEAKHHAPALEHER, encoded by the coding sequence GTGAGCCTCTTTTGCCCCCGCTGCGGCGCCGACAACCCGCGCGCGATGCGCTTTTGCGGGATGTGCGGCGCGCCCCTCTCCGCCGCGCCGGCGCGGCGCGAGCGCCGGCGCGTCACCGTGGTGTTTTTCGACCTCGCGGGGTTTAGCGCGCTCACGCGCGACTTCGACCCGGAGGCGCTGCGCGACCTCGCCGACGACGTGCTCACGGTCGTCGCGGGGATCGTCGAAGCCCACGACGGCTTCGTCGACGCCTTTCAGGGCGACGGGCTCATCGCCCTGTTCGGGGCGCCGCACTCGCACCCCAACGACCCCGAGCGCGCAGTTTTGGCCGCCGCCGAGGGGTTGCGGGCGGTCGAGGAGATCGGCCGCGCCAAAGGCTACCCGCTTAAGGGGCGCGCGGGGGTTAACACGGGGCTGGTGATCGCGGGCGAGCTCGGGGCGGGCCGGAAGGGCTACACGGTGATGGGGAGCGCGGTCAACCTAGCAGCGCGGCTCGAGGCCGCGGCGACCCCCGGCGAGGTCTGGGTCGGCCCCGAGACCTACCGCGCCACCCGTCACGCCCTGCGCTTCGTCCCTAGCCCGCTCCTTAACCTGCAGGGGTTCCCCGACGTCACGCAGGCGTACCGCCTCGTCGAGGAGGTGCGGCAACGCGACCCGTACGCGCACCTGCCGTTCGTCGGGCGCGAAGCCGAGCGGGCGCGGTTGTGGCGCCTTTTGGAGCGCGCCGAGCGCGAGGGGCGCCTGCTCGAGCTCTGGCTCGTCGGCGAGGCGGGGAGCGGCAAGACGCGGCTCGCCCGCGAGCTCGCCCGCGACGTCGAGCGCGCGCGCCGCGCGCAGGTGGTGTGGCTCGAGGCGCCCCCCATCGCCCTCCCCGACGCGCCGGCGGCGCGGTGGCCCGACAACCTCCTGGCCGCTCGCCAGCACCCACTCCTCGTCGTCGTGGACACGCCCCACAGCGCCGCGCAACCTCACCTCGAGGCGCTGCGCCGCGCCCCCATCCGGGGGCTCGTGCTGCACCTGGCGCGTAAACCCCCCCTCGAGGGAGCCGGTGCGCACGAGGTGCTCGCCCTGCCGCCGCTCGCCACCGACGACTGCCTGCGCATCCTCGGCGAGCTCGTCGACCCCAACCTCGGGCTCGTCACCCGCTCGCTGGTCCACGAGACGGGGGGCAACCCCGCTTATACCATCGAGCTCGCACGCACCCTGCGCAGTGCGCGCACGGGGGCCTTTTCGGGGTCGCTCTCCTCGCTGCTGCAAGCGCGGCTCGACATGCTCACCCCCACGCAGCGCCACCTCCTGGCGCAGCTCGCGCTGGTCGGCGAACGCACCTGGTGGGGGCTCGCCCAGCGGCTCGCAGCGAACAGCCGCGCCGACCTCGAGGCGCTGCTCGCCGAGGACGTGCTCGTACGCGAAGAGGTCTCGAGCCTCCCCGGCGAGGTCGAGCTGCGCTTTCGCAGCGAGCTGCTGCGCCGCGCCGCGCTGCTGATGGTGCCCTTAAGCGAACGCCCCGCGTTGCACCTGCAGATCGCCCGCTGGCTCGCGCCGCGCGCGGGTCCCGAGCTGCGCGCGCTCGTCGCGCATCACCTCGGTGAGGCCAAGCACCACGCCCCGGCGCTCGAGCACGAGCGCTAG
- a CDS encoding threonine ammonia-lyase, which translates to MLIPLTDIQAARDRLAPYLPTSPVVRAASYCDRTGAEVRFKLELLMPTHAFKVRGALNALLLMDEARRARGVVTASGGNHGLGVAYAAQLLGVRATVVVPVTTPSIRTETIRRFGGSVVVCGRDWNAANQHALALGEAQGATYVSPFDDPAIMAGQGTLALELLEQAPDTEVILCSVGGGGLISGVASAVRQLRPEVRVIGVETLGADCMAQSLAAGRLVELPQFTSIAESLGTRRSTERPFAIVREAVERIITVSDARAFDELLWTLNHEKLLCEPAASCTLAALTDPATDLAGRRVAVVLCGGNITLEQVRGWEARFGSRQRVPEAAL; encoded by the coding sequence ATGCTCATCCCCTTAACCGACATTCAAGCCGCTAGAGACCGCCTCGCCCCCTACCTGCCGACGTCGCCCGTGGTGCGCGCGGCGAGCTACTGCGACCGCACCGGCGCCGAGGTGCGCTTTAAGCTCGAGCTCCTCATGCCGACCCACGCTTTCAAGGTGCGCGGCGCGCTCAACGCGCTGCTGCTCATGGACGAGGCGCGGCGCGCGCGCGGCGTGGTGACCGCCTCGGGGGGCAACCACGGCCTCGGGGTGGCCTACGCCGCGCAGCTCCTCGGGGTGCGCGCCACCGTCGTGGTGCCCGTGACCACGCCGAGCATCCGGACCGAGACCATCCGGCGCTTCGGCGGGAGCGTCGTCGTCTGCGGGCGCGACTGGAACGCGGCCAATCAGCACGCCCTGGCGCTCGGCGAGGCCCAGGGCGCGACCTACGTGAGCCCCTTTGACGACCCGGCCATCATGGCGGGGCAGGGCACCCTCGCGCTCGAGCTGCTCGAGCAAGCCCCCGACACCGAGGTGATCCTCTGCTCGGTGGGCGGCGGCGGCCTCATCTCGGGCGTGGCCTCGGCGGTGCGGCAGCTCCGCCCCGAGGTGCGCGTGATCGGCGTCGAGACCCTGGGCGCCGACTGTATGGCGCAGTCGCTGGCGGCGGGCAGGCTCGTCGAACTGCCGCAGTTTACCTCCATCGCCGAAAGCCTCGGGACCCGGCGCAGCACCGAGCGCCCGTTTGCCATCGTCCGCGAGGCGGTCGAGCGGATCATCACGGTGAGCGACGCGCGCGCCTTTGACGAGCTTCTCTGGACGCTCAACCACGAAAAGCTCCTCTGCGAACCGGCCGCGAGCTGCACCCTCGCCGCTCTGACCGACCCCGCGACCGACCTCGCGGGGCGCCGCGTGGCCGTTGTCCTCTGCGGCGGCAACATCACCCTCGAGCAGGTTCGGGGTTGGGAGGCGCGCTTCGGCTCCCGCCAGCGGGTGCCGGAGGCTGCGCTCTAG
- a CDS encoding YhcB family protein: MYIENFWLFVIVVMSVGAILGFSFFSLRYRNSKRIEQLQQQLEAKTEELANYRGDVNEHFLRTAELIDELTKSYKLVYDHLESGAYRLVGEETFRQQLAERKQPQLAAFSTAPSRELGAEGERTPLNAAALVIEEDLFEPEPVAKRPSGPPEARRRTPAQSPRAGDDEVRRSA, encoded by the coding sequence ATGTACATCGAAAACTTCTGGCTCTTTGTCATCGTCGTGATGAGCGTCGGTGCGATTTTGGGGTTTTCCTTCTTTTCGCTCCGCTACCGCAACTCGAAGCGGATCGAACAGCTGCAGCAGCAGCTCGAGGCGAAAACCGAGGAGCTCGCCAACTACCGCGGCGACGTCAACGAGCACTTTTTGCGCACCGCCGAGCTGATCGACGAGCTCACCAAGAGCTACAAACTGGTCTACGACCACCTCGAGAGCGGCGCCTACCGGCTCGTCGGCGAGGAGACCTTCCGTCAGCAGCTCGCCGAGCGCAAACAGCCGCAGCTCGCGGCCTTTAGCACCGCGCCGAGCCGCGAACTCGGCGCCGAGGGTGAACGCACCCCGCTCAACGCCGCCGCGCTGGTGATCGAAGAGGACCTTTTCGAACCCGAGCCGGTCGCCAAACGCCCGAGCGGCCCTCCCGAGGCGCGGCGGCGGACCCCCGCCCAAAGCCCGCGCGCCGGCGACGACGAGGTGCGCCGCTCGGCCTAG
- the guaD gene encoding guanine deaminase, which yields MLTLLRARLFHTPKNPFTEAGALEAFSDGALVIDGERIVAVGDAATLRGRYQSAALAGDPESYLLPGFVDTHVHYPQVRVIGAMGLTLLDWLRERTLPEEARLADLAYARALAARFVRALLRNGTTTALVFGSHFPGAQEALFEEAERVGLRLTSGLVLADRLLRPELHTDPETAYRTCETLISRWHGRSRLRYALTPRFALSCSDALLEVTGALLRAYPDVWFQTHLNESRDEIRTVAELFPWAEDYLATYERFGLVGARSVFAHNVHVREGELRRLAAAGSAVAHCPSSNMFIGSGLFSLRRHLACGVRVALGSDVGGGTGFSLLKEGLMAYQGQMLQPDGVPLGPAHLLYLATRAGALALGQEALGDLSPGRQADLVLLKPPPGSTLEEVLRHSPSPEASLGALFTLAREESVRDVWVAGVSLRAHLAGGER from the coding sequence ATGCTTACGCTGCTGCGCGCGCGACTCTTCCACACCCCCAAAAACCCCTTTACGGAGGCGGGGGCGCTCGAGGCGTTTTCAGACGGCGCCCTGGTGATCGACGGGGAGCGCATCGTCGCCGTCGGCGACGCGGCCACGCTGCGCGGGCGCTACCAAAGCGCGGCGCTCGCCGGCGACCCCGAGAGCTACCTGCTCCCCGGTTTCGTCGACACGCACGTGCACTACCCACAGGTGCGGGTCATCGGGGCGATGGGGCTCACGCTGCTCGACTGGCTGCGCGAGCGCACCCTCCCCGAAGAGGCGCGGCTCGCCGACCTCGCCTACGCGCGCGCGCTCGCGGCGCGCTTTGTGCGCGCGCTGCTGCGCAACGGGACGACCACGGCGCTCGTGTTCGGCTCGCACTTCCCGGGGGCGCAAGAGGCGCTCTTCGAGGAGGCGGAGCGGGTCGGGCTGCGCCTCACAAGCGGGCTCGTCCTCGCCGACCGGTTGTTGCGCCCCGAGCTGCACACCGACCCCGAGACCGCCTACCGTACCTGTGAGACCCTCATCAGCCGCTGGCATGGGCGCTCGCGGTTGCGTTACGCCCTGACCCCGCGCTTCGCCCTGTCGTGCAGCGACGCCCTTTTGGAGGTGACGGGGGCCCTTTTGCGGGCGTACCCGGACGTCTGGTTCCAGACGCACCTCAACGAGTCGCGCGACGAGATCCGCACCGTCGCCGAGCTGTTTCCGTGGGCTGAAGACTACCTCGCGACGTACGAGCGTTTCGGTCTCGTCGGCGCGCGCTCGGTGTTTGCGCACAACGTGCACGTGCGTGAGGGGGAGCTGCGGCGCCTCGCGGCGGCCGGGTCGGCGGTCGCGCACTGCCCGAGCAGCAACATGTTTATCGGGAGCGGGCTTTTCAGCTTGCGGCGCCACCTCGCGTGCGGCGTCCGGGTGGCGCTCGGCAGCGACGTCGGTGGGGGGACGGGGTTTAGCCTCCTCAAAGAGGGGCTGATGGCGTATCAGGGGCAGATGCTCCAACCCGACGGGGTGCCGCTCGGCCCGGCGCACCTGCTCTACCTCGCGACGCGCGCGGGGGCGCTCGCGCTGGGCCAGGAGGCGCTTGGCGACCTGTCGCCGGGGCGGCAGGCGGACCTCGTCCTCCTCAAGCCGCCCCCCGGGAGCACCCTCGAGGAGGTGCTGCGCCACAGCCCCTCGCCGGAGGCGAGTCTAGGGGCGCTCTTTACCCTCGCCCGCGAGGAGAGCGTGCGCGACGTCTGGGTTGCGGGCGTCTCGCTGCGGGCGCACCTCGCGGGGGGGGAGCGCTAG
- a CDS encoding N-acetylmuramoyl-L-alanine amidase family protein, producing MKRPLARLFALGVLVMASASAQTCSDYIAISGVLLEGPTACYFGDERGPEAAFIRTDHLTRALALESTYDQETGRLRFRQGELVFELATTSDPEAALEAQPEALIIGGEAQPARPAVLAGSSYLPLTTVVAVLGGQSHWSETARMIEVSFSDLAQDPAPEALTAAAPDEAASGGTPTDPTTDDASTTGDVGGEAGDGAPPPVAERPVDPNAVLLSAPRYGVHDGYTRVALDLPAGLGYQLAVEGDNFIVLFTGARAEPFQVAPQSPQLATLGYAEVGDTLALIASTTYPLTPEGDGFDVGLMGDEERVLYIDFAPEKRGEAVARLQDLPRRTASAPVRSVRRPEHVPKTVVIDPGHGGHDPGAVSRYVVEKDLVLAVGLKLEALLEARGINVVMTRRDDTFVDLETRAEFAIPSEHNLFISLHANSVADSTAHGIETWVFGKPQDESLINLAILENGGGGLGRARTAQAQEIAASISGDLLREENLSFSMMFAEALQNELVFATESENRGVRQNYFSVLRNARVPAVLVELGFVNHPVEGPRLASEAYQTLLAEALAEGIEAFLNGGGDLALRRASSN from the coding sequence GTGAAGCGTCCCCTTGCTCGCCTCTTCGCCCTAGGTGTTTTGGTTATGGCGTCGGCGTCGGCGCAGACCTGCTCGGACTACATCGCCATCAGCGGGGTGCTGTTAGAGGGGCCGACCGCCTGCTACTTCGGCGACGAGCGGGGCCCCGAGGCCGCTTTTATCCGCACCGACCACCTCACCCGCGCGTTAGCGCTCGAGTCCACCTACGACCAGGAGACCGGGCGGCTCCGCTTCCGCCAGGGGGAGCTGGTCTTCGAGCTCGCCACGACGAGCGACCCCGAAGCGGCGCTCGAGGCGCAGCCGGAGGCGCTGATCATTGGCGGCGAGGCGCAGCCGGCGCGACCGGCGGTGCTCGCGGGCTCGAGCTACCTGCCGCTGACGACCGTCGTCGCGGTTCTAGGTGGGCAGAGCCACTGGAGCGAGACGGCGCGGATGATCGAGGTCTCCTTTAGCGACCTCGCGCAGGACCCCGCCCCCGAGGCGCTCACGGCCGCAGCGCCAGATGAGGCGGCTTCGGGCGGCACGCCGACCGACCCGACGACCGACGACGCGAGCACCACGGGCGACGTCGGCGGCGAAGCGGGGGACGGTGCACCGCCCCCCGTCGCGGAGCGCCCCGTCGATCCGAACGCCGTGCTTTTGAGCGCGCCGCGCTACGGGGTGCACGACGGCTACACGCGGGTCGCGCTCGACCTGCCCGCGGGGCTGGGGTACCAGCTCGCCGTCGAGGGGGACAACTTTATCGTGCTCTTTACCGGCGCGCGCGCCGAACCCTTTCAGGTCGCGCCGCAGAGCCCGCAGCTCGCCACCTTGGGTTACGCCGAGGTCGGCGATACGCTCGCCTTGATCGCCAGCACCACCTACCCGCTCACCCCCGAGGGGGACGGTTTTGACGTCGGTCTCATGGGCGACGAGGAGCGCGTGCTCTACATCGACTTCGCCCCCGAAAAGCGCGGCGAAGCGGTCGCGCGCCTGCAGGACCTGCCGCGGCGCACCGCGAGCGCCCCCGTCCGCAGCGTCCGGCGCCCCGAGCACGTCCCTAAAACCGTGGTGATCGACCCCGGTCACGGCGGCCACGACCCCGGCGCGGTCAGCCGCTACGTCGTCGAAAAAGACCTCGTGCTCGCCGTCGGCCTCAAGCTCGAGGCGCTTTTAGAGGCGCGCGGGATCAACGTGGTGATGACCCGGCGCGACGACACCTTCGTCGACCTCGAGACCCGCGCCGAGTTCGCGATCCCCTCCGAGCACAACCTCTTTATCTCGCTCCACGCCAACTCGGTCGCCGACAGCACGGCCCACGGCATCGAGACCTGGGTGTTCGGCAAACCCCAAGACGAGTCGCTGATCAACCTCGCCATCCTCGAAAACGGCGGGGGGGGGCTCGGGCGGGCGCGTACGGCGCAGGCGCAGGAGATCGCCGCGAGCATCTCCGGCGACCTGTTGCGCGAGGAGAACCTCTCGTTTAGCATGATGTTCGCCGAGGCGCTGCAAAACGAACTCGTCTTCGCCACCGAGAGCGAAAACCGCGGTGTGCGCCAGAACTACTTCTCCGTCTTGCGTAACGCCCGCGTCCCCGCCGTGCTGGTCGAACTCGGCTTCGTCAACCATCCGGTCGAGGGGCCGCGGCTCGCCTCGGAGGCCTATCAGACGCTCCTCGCCGAGGCGCTCGCCGAGGGCATCGAGGCGTTTTTAAATGGCGGCGGCGACCTCGCGCTGCGGCGGGCCTCGAGCAACTAG
- a CDS encoding NUDIX domain-containing protein, whose protein sequence is MAERDTPTPAPDAAGPVATDEVAGAGGVVFRPSGEVLLLGHREGSWVFPKGHVDPGESPLEAALREVAEEAGVRAHCPDETQRDETRYVNARGQARRITWFLLLTDDRAPALREALFPRGGFFTPEAAGAKLSFPEDRALLGRMLRRFEALRREAR, encoded by the coding sequence ATGGCTGAGCGCGACACCCCGACCCCCGCGCCCGACGCGGCCGGCCCCGTAGCGACCGACGAGGTCGCCGGCGCCGGCGGGGTGGTGTTCCGCCCCTCGGGCGAGGTGCTGCTCCTCGGCCACCGCGAGGGGAGCTGGGTCTTCCCCAAAGGGCACGTCGACCCCGGCGAGAGCCCCCTCGAGGCGGCGCTGCGCGAGGTCGCCGAAGAGGCGGGGGTGCGCGCGCACTGCCCCGACGAGACGCAACGCGACGAGACGCGCTACGTCAACGCGCGCGGCCAGGCGCGCCGCATCACCTGGTTTCTGCTCCTCACCGACGACCGCGCCCCCGCGCTCCGCGAGGCGCTCTTTCCGCGGGGGGGCTTTTTTACCCCCGAGGCCGCCGGCGCCAAGCTGAGTTTCCCCGAAGACCGCGCCCTTTTGGGGCGGATGCTGCGGCGCTTCGAGGCGCTGCGGCGGGAGGCGCGGTGA